One window of the Bombus pyrosoma isolate SC7728 linkage group LG5, ASM1482585v1, whole genome shotgun sequence genome contains the following:
- the LOC122567536 gene encoding glucose dehydrogenase [FAD, quinone]-like: MSGLFDLSYPNLQCADPYLGGPQLTDVCSANNGLMLLTIFNVLLAGNPEVGEPCKRVRPIKEPDLSYDFIVVGSGAGGAAVAGRLSEVKDWKVLLIEAGPDEPAGAEIPSNLLLYLGGELDWKYKTTNESNACLSTNGRCAWPRGKNLGGTTLHHGMAYHRGHPKDYENWVEQGAEGWGWKDVLPYYLKSENNTEIGRVSAKYHATGGPMTVQRFPYQPPFAWHILKAAEEVGFGVSEDFAGEKMTGFSIAQTISEDGVRQTSVRSFITPVAHRKNLHVAVNATVTKVRTIGKKVTGVNVLLNGKKRIIRAKREVILSAGAINSPQLLMLSGIGPKEHLKSKKIPVVMDLPGVGENLHNHQSYGVVFTVGETYYPVFNESNVEQYIRDQTGPLSSTGLAQVSGILTSNFTTADDPDIQVFFSGYQAICEPKVGTLLAEINNKMAVEFTAVNLHPTSRGRITLNSNDPLDPPVIWGNDLGTEHDRSVLIQGIQHIIKLSKAPIMRKLGLKRQPVKIPACESYKPDSYDFWECAIRWNTRPENHQTGTARMGPRSDPMTVVNNRLNVHGIKGLRVADASVMPTVVSGNPVASVNMVGERAADFIKQDWGIKI, translated from the exons ATG TCGGGTTTGTTCGATCTCTCGTATCCAAATCTGCAATGTGCCGATCCCTACCTAGGGGGGCCTCAGCTTACGGATGTTTGCTCTGCAAACAACGGACTAATGTTACTGACGATTTTCAACGTACTGTTAGCGGGAAATCCGGAAGTTGGTGAGCCGTGCAAGCGCGTGAGGCCAATCAAGGAGCCAGACCTTAGTTACGATTTTATCGTCGTCGGTT CCGGTGCTGGTGGAGCTGCAGTGGCTGGAAGACTGAGCGAAGTCAAAGATTGGAAAGTTTTACTGATCGAAGCAGGTCCCGATGAGCCGGCAGGAGCTGAAATACCCAGTAATCTTCTGCTTTACCTcg GCGGCGAGTTGGACTGGAAATACAAAACGACGAACGAATCGAACGCCTGCCTCAGTACCAATGGAAGATGTGCTTGGCCTCGGGGTAAGAATCTCGGAGGAACGACGCTTCACCATGGTATGGCGTATCATAGAGGTCATCCTAAGGATTACGAGAACTGGGTAGAACAGGGAGCCGAAGGATGGGGTTGGAAAGAC GTGCTACCGTATTATCTCAAGTCGGAGAATAACACGGAAATTGGTAGAGTTAGCGCGAAATATCATGCCACCGGAGGTCCTATGACCGTGCAACG GTTCCCATATCAACCTCCTTTCGCTTGGCATATCCTCAAAGCAGCGGAGGAAGTAGGTTTCGGCGTTTCCGAAGATTTTGCCGGAGAAAAAATGACAGGTTTTAGTATAGCTCAAACTATCAGTGAAGACGGTGTGAGACAGACCAGCGTTAGATCGTTTATTACACCCGTCGCGCATCGTAAGAATCTTCACGTAGCCGTGAACGCCACCGTTACCAAAGTTAGGACCATTGGCAAGAAAGTGACAGGAGTCAATGTGTTATTG AATGGAAAGAAGCGCATCATAAGGGCAAAACGCGAAGTGATTTTGTCAGCGGGAGCGATAAACTCACCCCAGCTATTGATGTTGTCCGGAATTGGACCTAAGGAACATTTGAAATCCAAGAAGATTCCCGTAGTGATGGATCTACCAGGCGTTGGTGAAAATCTTCACAACCACCAATCCTATGGTGTAGTCTTCACCGTGGGCGAAACTTATTATCCAGTGTTCAACGAAAGTAACGTCGAACAGTACATTAGAGACCAAACTGGACCACTCTCTAGCACAGGCTTGGCTCAAGTTAGTGGAATATTGACATCCAATTTCACTACCGCGGATGATCCAGATATCCAGGTATTCTTTTCCGGCTACCAAGCAATTTGCGAACCTAAAGTAGGTACACTCTTGGCCGAGATAAACAACAAGATGGCTGTCGAATTTACGGCCGTGAATCTACACCCAACGAGCAGAG GTCGCATTACGTTGAACAGCAACGACCCACTCGATCCGCCTGTTATCTGGGGTAACGATTTAGGGACCGAACACGATCGCAGCGTCTTAATTCAAGGAATCCAACACATTATCAAACTATCGAAGGCCCCGATCATGCGGAAGCTAGGTTTGAAACGTCAACCAGTGAAAATACCAGCGTGCGAGAGTTATAAGCCAGACAGCTATGACTTTTGGGAATGTGCTATACGTTGGAACACAAGACCGGAAAATCATCAGACCGGCACCGCCAGAATGGGCCCGCGTTCGGATCCGATGACCGTGGTAAATAATCGACTCAACGTACACGGTATCAAAGGACTGAGAGTAGCCGATGCATCCGTTATGCCTACG GTGGTTTCTGGTAATCCTGTCGCCTCGGTCAACATGGTCGGAGAAAGAGCCGCAGACTTTATCAAGCAAGACTGGGGAATCAAAATATAA